From Bdellovibrio sp. KM01:
GGTATAGCTGACTTGCAAAGAAAGGTTTTCAACTTTTCCGTTCGTCACACCCGTACCCGGGGAAAACACAATCGTTCCCGCCCCGGTCATGGGGTCTGAAATCGGCGATGATCCCAAATACATTCGGGAAACATAGTTTTCATTCTTATAAGTCGAATTCACAACGGGTGTCACTTTTACGAAGGGAAGTGAGCCAATCGAAATCGGACTTAAATCATACGTAGGTGTCGGGAATGAGGAGTTCGTACTGATATTCACAGCTTTTGTGGGATGTTCATAAGTCTCATCCAAGTACTTCACCTGTACTACAAAGTGATAGCGTGTAGACCCTTCCAAACCACGGAAAGTATATTTGGTATCGTAAGCGGTGTAATCAACCGAAGTCCAATTGCTGGTATTGCTTGCGGTTGGGTCTTCATATTTTTTCATATAGATCTGATAGGAAGAAACCTTAGGAGAATAAGTCCAAGACAAAAGCAAATTTCCATCAGAGTCTTTGATAACTTTATCAACACCACTAAATGGCTTGAGAGTCGTTACGGCGATTTCTTTATTTCCACCAATACTTAAAGTTCCGTCCGTCGCGACAACTTTGAAAGTATAGGCAGTGTTTGGATTCAAATTACGAATGATTGCTTCAGAACGAGGAGTTTCCGCAACCGCCGTACTGGAAGTGTTGTTATAGACTTGGTAGTTCTGGTAACGATCATGCAAATTCCAGTACACGCGCACTGCTGTCGGAGACAACGGCTCAACACCAGCAATACCGAAGAAATCTTTTAACACGCTGCCCGTTTCAACTTTTTCCGTGCAGGATAGTGTCGTGAATAAAACGGATCCCAACAGGGCCCATTTGATCAACTTAGTAAAGGACATACACGACTCCCGTTGCAAAGGCTTTTCCAGAAGGATGACTGCGCCCCGGAGCTCCCAACAAAACATCAGGAATTCCATCGCCGTTGATATCACCTGCTGGTGAACTCGAAATATAAGTAAATTCAGACGCTTCACGGTTTGGCAGATATAACAGCGTCGGCTCGCAGACTGGTGTCGTACCACCGTAACAACGAGGTGTTGTCGTTGGAGCTGAATCAATTTTCAGACCATATTCGCCGCCATAGAAAATGACGAAGGCTCCCGTGTTCGCTAAGACAGTATCCAAGTCATAGTTTCGTCCGGGAACATTGACGATGATGTCAGCATAACCATCGGCATTTATATCGCCGACAGCCGCAATCCCGGCTCCAAAGTGATCTGTTGTAGAACCTTGGAATAACGTCGGAGAAGAGCGTTGCGGTTTTAAATCCATATTTCCCGCATTGACCGTATTGATCGCCAAAGCCCCCGCACCGAAATACGTTGTTGAGTTGATATCGGTCGCCCCCTTAAAGGCCATGACCGTGCCGACAGCGCCACCAAAGAATGTATAAACTGTGGCATTCACCGACACCGAAGGTGTACGGGGAGCAGAAACCACTAAATCACTCACGCCATCTTTGTTAATGTCACCCGGAGCGATAACACTGTAGCCAAAGCCCTCACCGGTCGTGGAACCTTGAAGCTTTTGAACAGGAGTGTAGGCAAGTCCACGATTTGTGCCCTTGTATAAATACGCGCGACCTGTGTATGTCGAATAACCTGGATCACTAACAACCAGCTCGTCATAAATTTCACCTGACTGCGTTTCCAAAGATTTAATGGTTGCCGCACTCCAACCAAAGCGAACTCCACCGGCAGCTTCGTTTGATAGCAACATCTGAACCTTGCAAACGGCCGGGACCGTCACTGTACAAGGATTCTCGACCACGATGTCAGCCGCATATCCGTTAGAATCACTCAACAGAGTTTTACCGTTCGTTCGATTTGTTTGAGGACCATCTTTTGACCCATAGAAAACAAAGACGCGACCATAATTCGCAGTCGTATAAAGCAAGGACCCCACACGAACATCTGTGGATGGCAGATCGGCAGAATCTGTGGCAACGGTAAAATCACCGAAGCCATCGCCGTTGAAATCACCGTAAGTGACCGCCCGATTTTTAGGGGTGAAATCCGAGAAGCCCAACTCGCTTGGAACTATGTTTGCTGCCGTGCGCTTTGTAGCGCCAGAGTAATGGAAGTAAACGGAGTTGGTATCTGCCAGGGCAAAACTCATTGGATTTTGGCCTACTGGCGAAACCGATGGTGTGGAATTTGCGACCAATCCGCTCGAAGAACCATAGTAAATATAAGAAGCCTTGTTTCCAATCACCATCAAGTCATCGTATGCGTCACCATTTACGCTGCCGATACGATAGAACTCACCACCTAAACCAGGATCTAAATCCACCACCAATTTCAATGGCGCTAAGTCTGTTGCTGGATTTCTGGATGGGTCAGGTGTTAAAACCAATCCCGAAGCACTGCCGTAATAAATAACAACTTCAACCGTATTTCCGACCGAGATTTGGGTCACGACGTCCATATAGCCGTCGCCATTAAAGTCTCCGGCAACTTTCGCGCGTTCATAATGATAGTTCAGCTCTTTACTGAAGTTCACATCGATCGTTTGATCTGCTTTTGTCACTGAAGATGCAAAGTTACCTGTGGAGTTGAATATGAAGGCGCCGCCATTATAATAGACCGGCGAAGAAAGATATGGAGCCCCCACAATCAGGTCACCTGAACCATCACCGTTAAAGTCAGCCCCCGCAGCTCCGCCCAAACCGAAATTTGAGTTGGCGGTAAGATCACGCGGATAAATAACAGAAGCTCCAAATGGATTCACTCCCCCGCTGTACCATGTACAGTTGCTGGCGCAAGCCGTATTGTCATTATCCGACAAGCGAGGAGTATCGATACGTGTGGCACCTTCATAGCCCAGTGTGGAAACGTCAGGTTTGTACAAATAGATGACGCCACTTGCTGCAATCGTCGTATTTCCCGTCGACGATGTCGTGGAACGATAAGGCGCCGAGATCGCCAATGATGGCATCGCGCGAGAAATGGTTTCGATATCGGCCACCGTTCCCATTGAATAACCAAATTGAACGTAAGATTCAGGTGGGTTCGTATGGATCACCTGATTTTCACAATGCTTTAAAGAACCTGTCGTCACGTTTGTATTGCGTGAATCACAGGCGACACGATTGATCGCGGTGATGCTTTGCAAGGGGTCCAAGATCCCCATGATACCACCTGTGGCATAATCGTTTGAACGTGGAGTCACATAGTAACCAAACACCACACCAGCATTGGTCATTCCACTCACCGTGGAAGTCGGAGCACCGACAAAGACAGCACCATTCAAATTAGGAACATTGTTGGTGGTCCCGATAATGTTCGTCAGGGGATAACCATTCTGATTCGGGACACCTAAAATGCTCGAGCCATAGCCTTGGACGGTAATATAATTAGCTTCCGAGTTTGAACTAAGATCAGGATATGACTCCTGGCATGTCCACGAAGAGATCTTCTGTAAATCGGCCGCACCACTTGCGATCGTTGGCATCACACCTTTACAAGCCAAAATGGATCCTCTGCCAGAAGAGCGCCCTGGCACACCGATCACCAAGTCATCACACTTGGTGAAATCATAACCTTTATTCTTAGGAGCTGGAGACGTCTCGCCGGCATAATTCGTTTGTCTGAATGTATAAGTGGCATTGTTTTCACAGACGCGAGAGTTGTATGCGGTTCCCAAGGCTTTGGCGAAGTCTTCAGTATAACTTTTACCAGCGAAAGTTCCATCCGCTGCGATTAAAGAAGACAAACCGATACTTTCAGCATCGATAACCGGGAATGATTTGGTCGAAGTAACGGGAAAAAGTCCCATGCGATCGCCGCGAAGAACCGCCACCTGACGTTTATAATTTGGAGCCACATAAGTCGTTACCCCAATCGCCAAATCATCAAATCCGTCGTTATTAAAATCACCAAATGATATAGATGTCGTCGCCACGGTTGTGTCGTCATAAATTTTGACCGGCCGACATTTAAAAGATGTTGGATCACAAGTCGTTTCATTCACACCATATGAAATACCGCCAGAACCTGTAACTAAACCTCGAGTTGGATCACCAAAGGCGACAAACACTTGGCCTTGGCTGGTCATCATCGCCAAGTCATCACAGCGATAGATCTTTTTTACTTTGGAGATATCCGAAATACCTGAAGCCGGAGTAAATAAGTTGTCGCAAAGTCCGACTTTGTTGGCCTTCGAATCACTTAAATCAGTATA
This genomic window contains:
- a CDS encoding FG-GAP-like repeat-containing protein, giving the protein MRHFLSCSSLIIFGFILASCNNAGLQGTSIPSKFEGVQEAVAISPTAVKLSWSLQARFKEYRVYRKGFSAPDKVETFATTTISPLAVDTFYDFSVTGVSATDGAEIGYDKSLSVKTMSTFGGVPASGLTAQTNGSVEVSWVKNGDGVTYKIYTKKESETWDLTNPAATIINKSVGSVTNLPSGNKYCFWVMAYYQDGTFEPANMSEAYINSKAPCVLVQSQLANLPTVKMQMATVGNFPWFWTEGGDSTYTTEIFERATDIRWAIVNGNDYFRSIVPISPGQKDMYAKVTSATGASTIVSVLIEGSGKIKKPLIRSLEGVSAPVPLYPRLVNGGLGMQELGSQVAVGDFNCDGLMDVAVSAPKATAYVGDKHEDSTGAVVVYYGYDAPPYYDAQGNLIDPGPTLKTSPTPSADAAYPDPQLVFYPGLPTGTRLGQALAVGNINGDCFSRYTDLSDSKANKVGLCDNLFTPASGISDISKVKKIYRCDDLAMMTSQGQVFVAFGDPTRGLVTGSGGISYGVNETTCDPTSFKCRPVKIYDDTTVATTSISFGDFNNDGFDDLAIGVTTYVAPNYKRQVAVLRGDRMGLFPVTSTKSFPVIDAESIGLSSLIAADGTFAGKSYTEDFAKALGTAYNSRVCENNATYTFRQTNYAGETSPAPKNKGYDFTKCDDLVIGVPGRSSGRGSILACKGVMPTIASGAADLQKISSWTCQESYPDLSSNSEANYITVQGYGSSILGVPNQNGYPLTNIIGTTNNVPNLNGAVFVGAPTSTVSGMTNAGVVFGYYVTPRSNDYATGGIMGILDPLQSITAINRVACDSRNTNVTTGSLKHCENQVIHTNPPESYVQFGYSMGTVADIETISRAMPSLAISAPYRSTTSSTGNTTIAASGVIYLYKPDVSTLGYEGATRIDTPRLSDNDNTACASNCTWYSGGVNPFGASVIYPRDLTANSNFGLGGAAGADFNGDGSGDLIVGAPYLSSPVYYNGGAFIFNSTGNFASSVTKADQTIDVNFSKELNYHYERAKVAGDFNGDGYMDVVTQISVGNTVEVVIYYGSASGLVLTPDPSRNPATDLAPLKLVVDLDPGLGGEFYRIGSVNGDAYDDLMVIGNKASYIYYGSSSGLVANSTPSVSPVGQNPMSFALADTNSVYFHYSGATKRTAANIVPSELGFSDFTPKNRAVTYGDFNGDGFGDFTVATDSADLPSTDVRVGSLLYTTANYGRVFVFYGSKDGPQTNRTNGKTLLSDSNGYAADIVVENPCTVTVPAVCKVQMLLSNEAAGGVRFGWSAATIKSLETQSGEIYDELVVSDPGYSTYTGRAYLYKGTNRGLAYTPVQKLQGSTTGEGFGYSVIAPGDINKDGVSDLVVSAPRTPSVSVNATVYTFFGGAVGTVMAFKGATDINSTTYFGAGALAINTVNAGNMDLKPQRSSPTLFQGSTTDHFGAGIAAVGDINADGYADIIVNVPGRNYDLDTVLANTGAFVIFYGGEYGLKIDSAPTTTPRCYGGTTPVCEPTLLYLPNREASEFTYISSSPAGDINGDGIPDVLLGAPGRSHPSGKAFATGVVYVLY